One genomic segment of Brassica napus cultivar Da-Ae chromosome A3, Da-Ae, whole genome shotgun sequence includes these proteins:
- the LOC106353096 gene encoding uncharacterized protein LOC106353096 isoform X2 — MLLEHTIAERDRSPAVVTRCVALLKRYLLRYKPSEETLLQVDRFCVNLIAECDASLKQKSLPVLSAPLGASPLPVSSFASGALVKSLHYVRSLVALHIPRRSFQPAAFAGATLASRKLLPSLSSLLSKSFDSQLSPAAAESPQKKDAADLSVSNLSNIEEFNALEDTEYISSDLLNWRWVGALQLSSASSESERPVNLQDMNNCNLLEVGAAGLLVGDMEAKMKGQHWKYFGTTEMPYLEQLLQPASVTMITNSVSARSHLRAVTATKRTRAGPQQIWDDSTVSTFRPRARPLFQYRHYSEQQPLRLNPAEVGEVIAAVWSEASSTPSNPMTVSPQLNSKTGKTSMDVAVSVLIKLVIDMYVLDARIAAPLTLSMLEEMLCSTNAACRIRVFDLILNLGVHAQLLEPKISVNASTIEEEYAQETFIDNENRLLLQGTRRRDLPKMSSTSSAIENFESWILKILFEILLVLVQVEEKEESVWASALSCLLYFVCDRGKIRRKQLNGLDIRVIKALLGTSKRNSWSEVVHSKLICIMTNMFYRSPELDGSIKATSSASSFLIEQVDLIGGVEFIFYKYSLATTREERRNLYSVLFDYVLHQINEACSAAGLSEYTDDEIQPFAVRLALADAPEAFYISVKLGVEGIGEILRRSIAASLSGFSNSEHLNQLLANITEKFDTIVASFTHLDKEFLHLRQITKSSKYMETIQELRNDISMSVNLAWATLHSLLHSERATNRQNGYIWLGDLLIAEISEESGGSIWLSIKDLQQKIASCGASDSLITSDIPVSVHLLCGLLKSKNSVIRWGFLFILERLLMRSKFLLDENETQRSTVGSASQDQKDTRLEKANAVIDIMSSALSLMAQINETDRLNILKMCDILFSQLCLKVLSADEEAVPSSSDRNNKFDTSHGKSYKESMDDADTRPRHNNVSVSTCETASMAAMLLRGQAIVPMQLVARVPAALFYWPLIQLAGAATDNIALGVAVGSKGRGNIPGATSDIRATLLLLLIGKCTADTVAFQEVGGEEFFRELLDDTDSRVAYYSSAFLLKRMMTEEPEKYQNMLQKLVFKAQQSNSEKLLENPYLQMCGILQLSNEL, encoded by the exons ATGCTCTTAGAGCATACTATTGCAGAGAGAGATCGCAG TCCAGCTGTGGTGACGAGGTGTGTGGCATTACTAAAACGGTATCTCTTAAG ATATAAACCTAGTGAGGAGACACTACTGCAGGTCGATAGGTTTTGCGTGAACCTGATTGCTGAGTGCGATGCTAGCTTGAAGCAAAAATCATTGCCTGTTTTATCAGCACCATTGGGTGCTTCTCCTTTACCAGTGTCCAGCTTTGCTTCTGGAGCTTTGGTGAAGTCATTGCATTATGTGCGTTCCCTTGTGGCACTACATATCCCCAGGCGTTCCTTCCAACCTGCAGCATTTGCGGGAGCTACTCTTGCGTCAAGAAAGTTATTGCCATCTCTATCCTCTTTGTTGAGCAAATCATTCGATTCCCAGTTAAGTCCTGCTGCCGCAGAGTCTCCACAGAAAAAGGATGCTGCAGATCTGTCTGTTTCAAACTTGTCAAATATAGAAGAATTTAATGCTCTGGAAGACACTGAATACATATCATCAGACTTACTGAATTGGCGTTGGGTTGGGGCGCTTCAGTTATCATCAGCTTCTTCTGAAAG TGAACGCCCTGTGAATCTCCAAGACATGAACAATTGTAATCTTTTGGAAGTTGGCGCTGCCGGCCTACTCGTAGGGGATATGGAAGCTAAAATGAAGGGCCAACACTGGAAATATTTTGGTACCACAGAAATGCCTTACTTAGAACAGCTCCTGCAGCCAGCTTCAGTCACGATGATAACAAATTCAGTCTCAGCTCGCTCTCACTTGAGAGCGGTAACAGCTACCAAACGCACTAGGGCTGGCCCTCAGCAGATCTG GGATGATTCCACAGTGAGCACATTTCGTCCACGTGCCAGACCACTTTTTCAGTATCGTCATTACAG TGAACAACAACCACTGCGCCTAAACCCTGCCGAGGTAGGTGAGGTGATCGCCGCTGTTTGGTCAGAGGCATCATCCACCCCTTCAAATCCAATGACCGTATCACCCCAATTGAATAGCAAGACTGGGAAGACGTCGATGGATGTGGCTGTGAGCGTCCTGATAAAGCTTGTTATTGACAT GTATGTCTTGGACGCTAGAATTGCTGCTCCTCTTACTCTGTCCATGCTCGAG GAAATGCTTTGCTCCACAAATGCAGCTTGTAGGATTCGTGTATTTGATTTAATCCTTAATTTAGGAGTTCATGCACAATTGTTGGAGCCAAAGATAAGTGTTAATGCTTCAACCATTGAGGAAGAATACGCCCAAGAAACATTTATTGACAATGAAAATAGGCTACTGCTTCAAGGGACAAGAAGGAGAGACTTGCCTAAGATGTCAAGCACTTCTTCAGCTATTGAGAACTTCGAGTCTTGgatattaaaaatcttatttgaaATACTCCTTGTCCTAGTTCAG GTTGAGGAAAAGGAAGAATCCGTTTGGGCATCTGCTCTCAGCTGCTTGCTATATTTTGTCTGTGATAGAGGCAAAATAAGGAGAAAGCAGCTAAATGGTCTTGACATAAGG GTTATTAAAGCTCTTCTAGGAACTAGCAAAAGGAATTCTTGGTCAGAAGTTGTTCATTCCAAGCTTATCTGTATCATGACAAATATGTTTTATCGATCTCCAGAGCTAGATGGTTCTATCAAAGCAACGTCAAGTGCCTCAAGTTTTCTTATAGAACAGGTCGATCTGATTGGTGGCGTGGAGTTCATTTTCTATAAG TACTCTTTGGCAACCACtagagaggaaagaagaaatctCTACTCGGTTTTATTTGACTATGTTCTGCATCAAATTAATGAGGCATGCTCAGCTGCTGGTCTTTCAGAGTACACTGATGATGAGATTCAACCTTTCGCTGTTCGGCTTGCTCTTGCTGATGCACCTGAAGCTTTCTACATTTCTGTTAAGCTTGGTGTTGAAGGCATAGGGGAAATCCTGCGAAGATCAATTGCTGCTTCATTGTCTGGGTTTAGCAACAGCGAACATCTAAACCAG CTTTTGGCAAATATAACAGAAAAATTTGACACGATAGTAGCTTCGTTTACTCACTTGGACAAAGAGTTTCTGCATCTCAGACAGATAACCAAGTCGTCCAAGTACATGGAAACCATTCAAGAGTTAAGAAATGATATAAGCATGTCAGTGAATCTAGCTTGGGCTACTTTGCACTCTCTTCTTCATTCAGAAAGAGCCACAAATCGTCAAAATGGATATATCTGGTTGGGGGATCTTCTGATAGCGGAAATTAGTGAAGAGAGTGGTGGAAGTATATGGCTGAGCATAAAAGACCTGCAGCAAAAGATTGCCAGTTGTGGTGCTTCCGACTCTTTAATTACTTCTGATATACCTGTTTCCGTACATCTCCTTTGTGGACTCTTGAAGTCAAAGAACAGTGTTATCAGATGGGGTTTCCTGTTCATTCTGGAGAGGCTTCTTATGCGTTCCAAGTTTTTACTAGATGAGAATGAGACACAGCGATCAACTGTTGGAAGTGCTAGTCAGGATCAAAAAGACACACGACTAGAGAAAGCAAATGCTGTTATAGACATAATGAGCAGCGCTTTGTCTTTGATGGCACAAATAAATGAAACTGACCGGCTTAATATCTTAAAG ATGTGTGACATTCTTTTCTCGCAATTGTGCTTGAAAGTCTTGTCTGCCGATGAGGAAGCAGTCCCCAGTTCTTCTGATAGAAATAACAAATTTGATACATCCCATGGTAAGAGCTATAAAGAGAGTATGGATGATGCTGACACCAGGCCTCGGCACAACAATGTATCTGTTTCAACGTGCGAGACAGCGTCAATGGCAGCAATGCTTCTGCGTGGACAAGCCATCGTCCCTATGCAGCTGGTTGCTCGTGTTCCAGCGGCTTTGTTTTATTGGCCTTTGATTCAACTAGCAGGTGCAGCAACTGACAACATTGCACTTGGTGTCGCCGTTGGAAGCAAAGGAAGAGGGAATATCCCAGGGGCAACCTCTGATATTCGAGCCACCCTGCTATTACTTCTGATCGGTAAATGTACGGCAGATACAGTTGCTTTTCAAGAAGTTGGTGGAGAGGAGTTCTTCAG GGAACTCCTGGATGATACTGACTCAAGGGTGGCTTATTACTCTTCAGCATTTCTACTAAAG AGGATGATGACGGAGGAACCAGAGAAATACCAAAACATGCTTCAGAAGCTTGTCTTTAAGGCTCAGCAG AGCAATAGTGAGAAACTGCTGGAGAATCCATACCTGCAGATGTGTGGTATACTCCAGCTATCGAACGAGCTTTAA
- the LOC106356788 gene encoding nudix hydrolase 16, mitochondrial-like isoform X1 produces MCDLVARTGRLQQRYADGSRLVAGCIPFRYLNSESGKVVHVLMISSSSGPGLLFPKGGWENDETVREAAVREAVEEAGVRGILMVTFFKDFLGDYEFKSKTHQDECSPEGLCKAAMYALYVKEELETWPEQKTRTRTWLTIEEAVENCRHAWMKDALVEGFCKWHKEKIGKGEEIAGYD; encoded by the exons ATGTGTGATTTGGTCGCGCGTACGGGTCGGCTCCAGCAACGTTACGCTGATGGCTCGCGTCTTGTAGCCGG GTGTATTCCGTTTAGGTATCTAAACTCTGAATCTGGGAAAGTGGTTCACGTTTTGATGATCAGCTCATCTAGTGGACCTGGACTTTTGTTTCCCAAG GGAGGGTGGGAGAATGATGAGACAGTCAGGGAGGCTGCAGTAAGGGAAGCAGTGGAAGAAGCAGGCGTCCGTGGGATTTTAATG GTTACTTTTTTTAAGGACTTCTTGGGAGATTATGAGTTCAAAAGCAAAACACACCAAGACGAGTGTAGCCCAGAAGGTTTATGTAAAGCGGCAATGTACGCCTTGTATGTGAAGGAAGAGCTAGAGACGTGGCCGGAACAGAAGACTAGAACAAGGACATGGCTGACGATCGAAGAAGCTGTAGAGAATTGCAGGCACGCGTGGATGAAGGATGCGTTGGTTGAAGGATTCTGTAAATGGCATAAGGAGAAGATTGGCAAAGGAGAGGAGATAGCAGGTTATGATTGA
- the LOC106353096 gene encoding uncharacterized protein LOC106353096 isoform X1 codes for MSTTFSPGSSRLLQLGVTGSHLRSSSSKRPPEPLRRAVADCLSSSPPPTTSHHGAIPSMPPSESLRNLRDYLSAAATTDLTYNMLLEHTIAERDRSPAVVTRCVALLKRYLLRYKPSEETLLQVDRFCVNLIAECDASLKQKSLPVLSAPLGASPLPVSSFASGALVKSLHYVRSLVALHIPRRSFQPAAFAGATLASRKLLPSLSSLLSKSFDSQLSPAAAESPQKKDAADLSVSNLSNIEEFNALEDTEYISSDLLNWRWVGALQLSSASSESERPVNLQDMNNCNLLEVGAAGLLVGDMEAKMKGQHWKYFGTTEMPYLEQLLQPASVTMITNSVSARSHLRAVTATKRTRAGPQQIWDDSTVSTFRPRARPLFQYRHYSEQQPLRLNPAEVGEVIAAVWSEASSTPSNPMTVSPQLNSKTGKTSMDVAVSVLIKLVIDMYVLDARIAAPLTLSMLEEMLCSTNAACRIRVFDLILNLGVHAQLLEPKISVNASTIEEEYAQETFIDNENRLLLQGTRRRDLPKMSSTSSAIENFESWILKILFEILLVLVQVEEKEESVWASALSCLLYFVCDRGKIRRKQLNGLDIRVIKALLGTSKRNSWSEVVHSKLICIMTNMFYRSPELDGSIKATSSASSFLIEQVDLIGGVEFIFYKYSLATTREERRNLYSVLFDYVLHQINEACSAAGLSEYTDDEIQPFAVRLALADAPEAFYISVKLGVEGIGEILRRSIAASLSGFSNSEHLNQLLANITEKFDTIVASFTHLDKEFLHLRQITKSSKYMETIQELRNDISMSVNLAWATLHSLLHSERATNRQNGYIWLGDLLIAEISEESGGSIWLSIKDLQQKIASCGASDSLITSDIPVSVHLLCGLLKSKNSVIRWGFLFILERLLMRSKFLLDENETQRSTVGSASQDQKDTRLEKANAVIDIMSSALSLMAQINETDRLNILKMCDILFSQLCLKVLSADEEAVPSSSDRNNKFDTSHGKSYKESMDDADTRPRHNNVSVSTCETASMAAMLLRGQAIVPMQLVARVPAALFYWPLIQLAGAATDNIALGVAVGSKGRGNIPGATSDIRATLLLLLIGKCTADTVAFQEVGGEEFFRELLDDTDSRVAYYSSAFLLKRMMTEEPEKYQNMLQKLVFKAQQSNSEKLLENPYLQMCGILQLSNEL; via the exons ATGTCAACCACTTTTAGCCCCGGAAGCTCCCGCTTGCTGCAGCTCGGTGTTACCGGCTCCCACCTCAGATCTTCTTCCTCCAAGAGGCCGCCTGAGCCGCTGCGCCGCGCCGTGGCGGATTGCCTCTCGTCCTCCCCTCCTCCGACTACCTCTCACCATGGCGCGATCCCTTCCATGCCACCGTCTGAATCTCTTAGAAATCTCCGG GATTATTTATCAGCCGCTGCCACGACGGACCTGACCTACAACATGCTCTTAGAGCATACTATTGCAGAGAGAGATCGCAG TCCAGCTGTGGTGACGAGGTGTGTGGCATTACTAAAACGGTATCTCTTAAG ATATAAACCTAGTGAGGAGACACTACTGCAGGTCGATAGGTTTTGCGTGAACCTGATTGCTGAGTGCGATGCTAGCTTGAAGCAAAAATCATTGCCTGTTTTATCAGCACCATTGGGTGCTTCTCCTTTACCAGTGTCCAGCTTTGCTTCTGGAGCTTTGGTGAAGTCATTGCATTATGTGCGTTCCCTTGTGGCACTACATATCCCCAGGCGTTCCTTCCAACCTGCAGCATTTGCGGGAGCTACTCTTGCGTCAAGAAAGTTATTGCCATCTCTATCCTCTTTGTTGAGCAAATCATTCGATTCCCAGTTAAGTCCTGCTGCCGCAGAGTCTCCACAGAAAAAGGATGCTGCAGATCTGTCTGTTTCAAACTTGTCAAATATAGAAGAATTTAATGCTCTGGAAGACACTGAATACATATCATCAGACTTACTGAATTGGCGTTGGGTTGGGGCGCTTCAGTTATCATCAGCTTCTTCTGAAAG TGAACGCCCTGTGAATCTCCAAGACATGAACAATTGTAATCTTTTGGAAGTTGGCGCTGCCGGCCTACTCGTAGGGGATATGGAAGCTAAAATGAAGGGCCAACACTGGAAATATTTTGGTACCACAGAAATGCCTTACTTAGAACAGCTCCTGCAGCCAGCTTCAGTCACGATGATAACAAATTCAGTCTCAGCTCGCTCTCACTTGAGAGCGGTAACAGCTACCAAACGCACTAGGGCTGGCCCTCAGCAGATCTG GGATGATTCCACAGTGAGCACATTTCGTCCACGTGCCAGACCACTTTTTCAGTATCGTCATTACAG TGAACAACAACCACTGCGCCTAAACCCTGCCGAGGTAGGTGAGGTGATCGCCGCTGTTTGGTCAGAGGCATCATCCACCCCTTCAAATCCAATGACCGTATCACCCCAATTGAATAGCAAGACTGGGAAGACGTCGATGGATGTGGCTGTGAGCGTCCTGATAAAGCTTGTTATTGACAT GTATGTCTTGGACGCTAGAATTGCTGCTCCTCTTACTCTGTCCATGCTCGAG GAAATGCTTTGCTCCACAAATGCAGCTTGTAGGATTCGTGTATTTGATTTAATCCTTAATTTAGGAGTTCATGCACAATTGTTGGAGCCAAAGATAAGTGTTAATGCTTCAACCATTGAGGAAGAATACGCCCAAGAAACATTTATTGACAATGAAAATAGGCTACTGCTTCAAGGGACAAGAAGGAGAGACTTGCCTAAGATGTCAAGCACTTCTTCAGCTATTGAGAACTTCGAGTCTTGgatattaaaaatcttatttgaaATACTCCTTGTCCTAGTTCAG GTTGAGGAAAAGGAAGAATCCGTTTGGGCATCTGCTCTCAGCTGCTTGCTATATTTTGTCTGTGATAGAGGCAAAATAAGGAGAAAGCAGCTAAATGGTCTTGACATAAGG GTTATTAAAGCTCTTCTAGGAACTAGCAAAAGGAATTCTTGGTCAGAAGTTGTTCATTCCAAGCTTATCTGTATCATGACAAATATGTTTTATCGATCTCCAGAGCTAGATGGTTCTATCAAAGCAACGTCAAGTGCCTCAAGTTTTCTTATAGAACAGGTCGATCTGATTGGTGGCGTGGAGTTCATTTTCTATAAG TACTCTTTGGCAACCACtagagaggaaagaagaaatctCTACTCGGTTTTATTTGACTATGTTCTGCATCAAATTAATGAGGCATGCTCAGCTGCTGGTCTTTCAGAGTACACTGATGATGAGATTCAACCTTTCGCTGTTCGGCTTGCTCTTGCTGATGCACCTGAAGCTTTCTACATTTCTGTTAAGCTTGGTGTTGAAGGCATAGGGGAAATCCTGCGAAGATCAATTGCTGCTTCATTGTCTGGGTTTAGCAACAGCGAACATCTAAACCAG CTTTTGGCAAATATAACAGAAAAATTTGACACGATAGTAGCTTCGTTTACTCACTTGGACAAAGAGTTTCTGCATCTCAGACAGATAACCAAGTCGTCCAAGTACATGGAAACCATTCAAGAGTTAAGAAATGATATAAGCATGTCAGTGAATCTAGCTTGGGCTACTTTGCACTCTCTTCTTCATTCAGAAAGAGCCACAAATCGTCAAAATGGATATATCTGGTTGGGGGATCTTCTGATAGCGGAAATTAGTGAAGAGAGTGGTGGAAGTATATGGCTGAGCATAAAAGACCTGCAGCAAAAGATTGCCAGTTGTGGTGCTTCCGACTCTTTAATTACTTCTGATATACCTGTTTCCGTACATCTCCTTTGTGGACTCTTGAAGTCAAAGAACAGTGTTATCAGATGGGGTTTCCTGTTCATTCTGGAGAGGCTTCTTATGCGTTCCAAGTTTTTACTAGATGAGAATGAGACACAGCGATCAACTGTTGGAAGTGCTAGTCAGGATCAAAAAGACACACGACTAGAGAAAGCAAATGCTGTTATAGACATAATGAGCAGCGCTTTGTCTTTGATGGCACAAATAAATGAAACTGACCGGCTTAATATCTTAAAG ATGTGTGACATTCTTTTCTCGCAATTGTGCTTGAAAGTCTTGTCTGCCGATGAGGAAGCAGTCCCCAGTTCTTCTGATAGAAATAACAAATTTGATACATCCCATGGTAAGAGCTATAAAGAGAGTATGGATGATGCTGACACCAGGCCTCGGCACAACAATGTATCTGTTTCAACGTGCGAGACAGCGTCAATGGCAGCAATGCTTCTGCGTGGACAAGCCATCGTCCCTATGCAGCTGGTTGCTCGTGTTCCAGCGGCTTTGTTTTATTGGCCTTTGATTCAACTAGCAGGTGCAGCAACTGACAACATTGCACTTGGTGTCGCCGTTGGAAGCAAAGGAAGAGGGAATATCCCAGGGGCAACCTCTGATATTCGAGCCACCCTGCTATTACTTCTGATCGGTAAATGTACGGCAGATACAGTTGCTTTTCAAGAAGTTGGTGGAGAGGAGTTCTTCAG GGAACTCCTGGATGATACTGACTCAAGGGTGGCTTATTACTCTTCAGCATTTCTACTAAAG AGGATGATGACGGAGGAACCAGAGAAATACCAAAACATGCTTCAGAAGCTTGTCTTTAAGGCTCAGCAG AGCAATAGTGAGAAACTGCTGGAGAATCCATACCTGCAGATGTGTGGTATACTCCAGCTATCGAACGAGCTTTAA
- the LOC106356788 gene encoding nudix hydrolase 16, mitochondrial-like isoform X2: MCDLVARTGRLQQRYADGSRLVAGCIPFRYLNSESGKVVHVLMISSSSGPGLLFPKGGWENDETVREAAVREAVEEAGVRGILMDFLGDYEFKSKTHQDECSPEGLCKAAMYALYVKEELETWPEQKTRTRTWLTIEEAVENCRHAWMKDALVEGFCKWHKEKIGKGEEIAGYD; encoded by the exons ATGTGTGATTTGGTCGCGCGTACGGGTCGGCTCCAGCAACGTTACGCTGATGGCTCGCGTCTTGTAGCCGG GTGTATTCCGTTTAGGTATCTAAACTCTGAATCTGGGAAAGTGGTTCACGTTTTGATGATCAGCTCATCTAGTGGACCTGGACTTTTGTTTCCCAAG GGAGGGTGGGAGAATGATGAGACAGTCAGGGAGGCTGCAGTAAGGGAAGCAGTGGAAGAAGCAGGCGTCCGTGGGATTTTAATG GACTTCTTGGGAGATTATGAGTTCAAAAGCAAAACACACCAAGACGAGTGTAGCCCAGAAGGTTTATGTAAAGCGGCAATGTACGCCTTGTATGTGAAGGAAGAGCTAGAGACGTGGCCGGAACAGAAGACTAGAACAAGGACATGGCTGACGATCGAAGAAGCTGTAGAGAATTGCAGGCACGCGTGGATGAAGGATGCGTTGGTTGAAGGATTCTGTAAATGGCATAAGGAGAAGATTGGCAAAGGAGAGGAGATAGCAGGTTATGATTGA
- the LOC106353098 gene encoding zinc finger A20 and AN1 domain-containing stress-associated protein 5 codes for MAQRTEKEETEFKVVLETLPTTTTPTLCSNNCGVTASPSTNNMCQKCFNASVAGIDPNPIVKRSARSVSLRSTPARAVIRPRETDPVKRDHHQQTVNRCSGCRKKVGLTGFRCRCGDLFCSEHRYSDRHECSYDYKTAGREAIARENPVVKAAKMVKLS; via the coding sequence ATGGCGCAGAGAACGGAGAAGGAAGAGACGGAGTTCAAGGTGGTCCTCGAAACCTTGCCGACGACGACAACCCCGACGCTCTGCTCCAACAACTGCGGCGTCACCGCGAGTCCATCAACCAACAACATGTGCCAGAAATGTTTCAACGCCTCCGTCGCCGGTATAGATCCAAATCCGATCGTGAAAAGATCAGCCAGATCCGTCAGTCTCCGGTCAACGCCAGCCAGAGCCGTGATCCGTCCCAGGGAGACCGATCCGGTTAAGAGAGACCACCATCAGCAGACCGTAAACCGATGCTCCGGCTGTCGGAAGAAGGTCGGGTTGACCGGATTCAGATGCCGATGCGGCGACCTTTTCTGCTCCGAGCATCGGTATTCGGATCGCCACGAGTGCAGCTACGACTATAAAACCGCCGGTAGGGAGGCGATCGCTAGGGAGAATCCGGTCGTGAAGGCGGCGAAGATGGTGAAATTGAGTTGA
- the LOC106353097 gene encoding DNA damage-repair/toleration protein DRT100-like, whose translation MTKLLPSPFSSLLAVVFISLISIVHCCSPKDQTALNAFKSSLNEPNLGIFNTWSENTDCCKGWYGISCDPDSGRVTDISLRGESEDAIFQKAGRSGYMTGSIDPAVCDLTALSSFVLADWKGISGEIPTCITSLASLRVIDLAGNKITGEIPAEIGKLTKLAVLNLAENRMSGEIPPSLTSLTELKHLELTENGISGEIPADFGSLKMLSRVLLGRNELAGSIPGSISGMKRLADLDLSRNHIEGPIPEWMGNMKVLSVLNLDSNSLTGQIPGSILSNSGFGVLNLSRNALEGSIPDVFGSTTYFMSLDLSHNNLSGRIPDSLSSAKFVGHLDISHNRLCGPIPMGSPFDHLEASSFSDNECLCGGPLMKTC comes from the coding sequence atgacAAAGCTGTTGCCATCGCCGTTTAGCTCATTACTCGCCGTCGTTTTCATCTCCCTCATCTCCATCGTCCACTGTTGCTCCCCTAAAGATCAGACGGCTCTCAATGCTTTCAAGTCGTCACTTAACGAGCCCAACCTCGGAATCTTCAACACCTGGTCCGAAAACACTGACTGTTGCAAAGGATGGTACGGCATCAGCTGCGATCCGGATTCGGGTCGGGTCACGGATATTTCTCTACGCGGCGAATCCGAAGACGCGATTTTTCAAAAGGCTGGCCGGTCCGGTTATATGACCGGTTCGATTGACCCGGCGGTTTGTGACTTAACCGCATTGAGTTCCTTCGTTCTCGCTGACTGGAAAGGAATCTCCGGCGAGATTCCGACGTGCATAACCTCATTAGCCTCGCTCCGTGTCATCGACCTCGCCGGGAACAAGATCACCGGAGAGATTCCGGCGGAAATCGGTAAACTCACCAAACTCGCCGTTCTAAACCTCGCGGAGAATCGGATGTCCGGCGAGATACCTCCGTCGCTGACGTCACTCACCGAGCTGAAGCATCTCGAGCTGACGGAAAACGGAATCTCCGGCGAGATTCCGGCGGATTTCGGATCGTTGAAGATGTTGAGCAGGGTGTTGCTGGGGCGTAACGAACTCGCCGGGTCGATTCCCGGGTCGATCTCGGGTATGAAACGATTAGCGGATCTGGATCTATCCAGGAACCATATCGAAGGTCCGATACCTGAGTGGATGGGTAACATGAAGGTGCTCTCTGTTTTGAATCTCGATAGCAACTCGTTAACCGGTCAAATACCCGGTTCGATACTCAGCAATTCtggttttggtgttttgaatttGAGCCGAAATGCGTTGGAAGGATCCATACCGGATGTGTTCGGGTCTACAACGTATTTCATGTCGCTTGATCTGTCACACAATAATCTATCGGGTCGGATCCCTGATTCGCTCTCGTCCGCTAAGTTCGTGGGCCATCTCGATATTAGCCATAACAGGCTTTGTGGGCCTATTCCAATGGGTTCTCCTTTTGATCACCTTGAAGCGTCGTCGTTTAGTGACAATGAGTGTTTGTGCGGTGGCCCTTTGATGAAGACATGTTAA